A part of Micromonospora chersina genomic DNA contains:
- a CDS encoding glycosyltransferase family 4 protein, producing MDRSGSTTARHVLFLNWRDTSNPEGGGSEVYIERIAAELVAAGHRVTLLCAAHERGAAEETNADGTRVLRRGSRHTVYARAALTCLAGRFGLGPLARRRLGRPDLVVDVCNGVPFFAPLYAGRPVLALVHHVHREQWPVVFGPVMSRLGWWIESRLAVRLYRRCRYVTVSEASRAELTELGVDHERIDVVPNGTPPVTGAPLPRTTHPSLLVLGRLVPHKRVEIALRTVAELSGELPDLELVVAGQGWWEQPLRDLSDSLGIADRVRFTGFISEEEKHELLSSCWLALTPSLKEGWGLTIVEAAARSTPTIAFRYAGGVAEAMVDTETGLLVDDEREFTERVRELLADDVRRKAMGEAALGHAARFTWTATGARFAQLVAGLTAAR from the coding sequence GTGGACAGGTCCGGCAGCACCACCGCGCGCCACGTGCTGTTCCTCAACTGGCGCGACACGAGCAACCCCGAGGGCGGCGGCTCCGAGGTCTACATCGAGCGGATCGCCGCCGAACTGGTCGCCGCCGGTCATCGGGTGACCCTGCTCTGCGCCGCCCACGAGCGCGGCGCGGCGGAGGAGACCAACGCCGACGGCACCCGGGTGCTGCGCCGGGGCTCCCGGCACACCGTCTACGCCCGCGCCGCGCTCACCTGTCTCGCCGGCCGGTTCGGCCTGGGCCCGCTGGCCCGGCGGCGCCTCGGCCGGCCCGACCTGGTCGTCGACGTGTGCAACGGCGTGCCCTTCTTCGCCCCGCTCTACGCCGGACGCCCGGTGCTCGCCCTGGTGCACCACGTGCACCGGGAGCAGTGGCCGGTGGTCTTCGGGCCGGTCATGAGCCGGCTCGGGTGGTGGATCGAGTCCCGGCTGGCGGTGCGGCTGTACCGGCGGTGCCGCTACGTCACGGTCTCCGAGGCGAGCCGCGCCGAGCTGACCGAGCTGGGCGTGGACCACGAGCGGATCGACGTGGTGCCCAACGGCACCCCGCCGGTGACCGGCGCCCCACTGCCCCGGACGACCCACCCGTCGCTGCTGGTGCTGGGGCGGCTGGTTCCGCACAAGCGGGTGGAGATCGCCCTGCGTACGGTGGCCGAACTGAGTGGGGAGCTGCCGGACCTGGAGCTGGTGGTGGCCGGGCAGGGCTGGTGGGAGCAGCCGCTGCGGGACCTCAGCGACTCGCTCGGCATCGCCGACCGGGTGCGGTTCACCGGCTTCATCAGCGAGGAGGAGAAGCACGAACTGCTCTCCTCCTGCTGGCTGGCCCTGACGCCGTCGCTCAAGGAGGGCTGGGGGCTGACCATCGTCGAGGCCGCCGCCCGCAGCACCCCGACGATCGCGTTCCGCTACGCGGGCGGCGTCGCCGAGGCGATGGTCGACACGGAGACCGGGCTGCTGGTGGACGACGAGCGGGAGTTCACCGAGCGGGTCCGGGAACTGCTCGCCGACGACGTGCGGCGCAAGGCGATGGGCGAGGCGGCACTCGGGCACGCGGCCCGGTTCACCTGGACGGCGACCGGCGCCCGCTTCGCGCAGCTGGTCGCCGGGCTCACCGCCGCCCGCTAG
- a CDS encoding substrate-binding and VWA domain-containing protein produces MVPDVPARILARRSPVVLLSAALALLLIGWGGFVWLRDERGTPECLQRIRLRVAAAPVVAPAVDRIARATVGRQPCVALVVQARESDEVATELANGADVADAWLPESTFWLRRARSAGAFEVPGQGTSVAMTPVVLAVTEPAARRSGWPARPLTWRPVVGPKADAAKVGLPDPAVDPAGVGALLGVRALAAGERDPGGAVAATLRKLAGRTFSPADGTTSLPPDAGLPGGSDAVATTEQAVLEHNALTGANKLVAAYPEVGVPDLDLPYVVLPGAPDAVRDAAAGFLSDLLSTPSRDVLTGYGFRTAAGYPPAMPRDQRLSPDRRNPVPLPGEETVTEMLTGWSGVQRSARILTVLDISGSMAVRVPGGGTRLDVTLAAAREGAGLLLDNSELGVWVFATKVDGDRDYREILPVRPLRAQRATLDRRLGEVKVKPNGGTGLYDTTLAAYRDARRHWTPGRINLVLVMTDGRNEDAESIGRTKFLAELKALQDPRRPLPILFIGLGRDVDPDELNAIAKVTGGQVFRTDQPKGMRQIFFSALAALSCLPPECRR; encoded by the coding sequence GTGGTGCCCGACGTTCCGGCGCGGATCCTCGCTCGTCGTTCCCCGGTCGTGCTGCTCAGCGCGGCCCTCGCGCTGCTGCTGATCGGCTGGGGCGGATTCGTCTGGCTGCGCGACGAGCGCGGCACGCCGGAGTGCCTCCAGCGGATACGCCTGCGGGTGGCCGCCGCCCCGGTCGTCGCTCCGGCGGTGGACCGGATCGCCCGGGCCACCGTCGGCCGGCAGCCGTGCGTGGCGCTGGTGGTGCAGGCCCGGGAGTCCGACGAGGTCGCCACCGAGCTGGCCAACGGCGCCGACGTGGCGGACGCCTGGCTGCCGGAGTCCACGTTCTGGCTGCGCCGGGCCCGTTCCGCAGGGGCCTTCGAGGTGCCCGGGCAGGGCACCTCGGTGGCGATGACGCCGGTGGTGCTGGCGGTGACCGAGCCGGCGGCCCGCCGGTCGGGCTGGCCGGCCCGGCCGCTGACCTGGCGGCCGGTGGTCGGCCCGAAGGCCGACGCGGCGAAGGTGGGGCTGCCCGACCCGGCCGTCGACCCGGCCGGGGTCGGGGCGCTGCTCGGTGTCCGGGCGCTGGCCGCAGGGGAGCGCGATCCGGGCGGTGCGGTGGCGGCGACGCTGCGGAAACTGGCCGGTCGCACCTTCAGCCCGGCCGACGGCACGACCTCGCTGCCCCCGGACGCCGGGCTGCCCGGCGGCTCGGACGCGGTCGCCACCACCGAGCAGGCGGTGCTCGAACACAACGCGCTTACCGGCGCGAACAAGCTGGTCGCCGCGTACCCCGAGGTCGGCGTCCCCGATCTGGACCTGCCGTACGTGGTGCTGCCCGGCGCCCCCGACGCGGTCCGCGACGCGGCGGCCGGCTTCCTCAGCGACCTGCTCAGCACGCCGTCCCGGGACGTGCTCACCGGGTACGGCTTCCGGACCGCCGCCGGCTACCCGCCGGCGATGCCGCGTGACCAGCGGCTCAGCCCGGACCGGCGCAACCCGGTTCCGCTGCCCGGCGAGGAGACCGTCACCGAGATGCTTACCGGGTGGAGCGGCGTGCAGCGCAGCGCCCGGATCCTCACGGTCCTGGACATCTCCGGGTCGATGGCCGTCCGGGTGCCCGGCGGTGGCACCCGGCTCGACGTCACCCTCGCCGCCGCCCGGGAAGGCGCCGGGCTCCTGCTGGACAACAGCGAGCTGGGCGTCTGGGTCTTCGCCACGAAGGTCGACGGGGATCGCGACTACCGGGAGATCCTGCCGGTCCGGCCGCTGCGCGCCCAGCGGGCCACGCTGGACCGGCGCCTCGGCGAGGTGAAGGTCAAGCCGAACGGCGGCACCGGCCTGTACGACACCACGCTGGCCGCGTACCGGGACGCACGGCGGCACTGGACCCCGGGCCGCATCAACCTGGTGCTGGTGATGACCGACGGCCGGAACGAGGACGCCGAGAGCATCGGCCGGACGAAGTTCCTCGCCGAACTCAAGGCCCTCCAGGACCCGCGCCGGCCGCTGCCGATCCTCTTCATCGGCCTGGGCCGGGACGTCGACCCCGACGAGCTGAACGCGATCGCGAAGGTGACCGGCGGCCAGGTGTTCCGCACCGACCAGCCGAAGGGCATGCGGCAGATCTTCTTCTCCGCGTTGGCCGCCCTGAGCTGCCTGCCTCCGGAGTGCCGGCGGTGA
- a CDS encoding alpha-(1->3)-arabinofuranosyltransferase domain-containing protein: protein MLRPVREAPATALCLLLLTAVSFAQRPGQVTFDTKLDLAANPVHFLARALHLWNPEATSGELQNQAYGYLFPMGPFFAVGQLLGVPPWITQRLWCALLFCAAFYGLLLLARTMRIGTEPTRYAAALGYALAPRMLTEIGALSSEVLSAALLPWVLLPLVRVRRIGSPRRAAALSALAVLGMGGINAAVVLLALVLPGVWLLTRRWDAAHLRLVGWWCLCVVGVCLWWIVPLLLLGEYSLPFLDYIESSTTTTAVASLFQAVRGTNQWVAYIVQGDPWWPAGWLLIDHPVLMALTAVVALVGLAGLAGNLLPERRFLVLGFLAGLTLLTMGYVGSLDSPLSEQVRDLLDGPLAPFRNVHKLEPVLRLPLMLGFAHGVDAWATRLHTAARRRRPGLRLRPLVFVPVFLLVVGAAAPAWTGLLRPGPGWSDLPPHWRAAATWLADRDALARTLVVPGSGFGQYDWGRTVDEPLQSLAGAPWAVRHQIPLGSAGNTRMMDTVETVLSGGRGSAGLADFLARSGFRHLLLRNDIDRTQVDAPPVAVLRRALDGSPGIARVATFGTTGAVGRTPGSPVDDGAGPLPAIEVYEVQRSVPAASAVLTADVPTVSGGPESLLPLLEQGLVRQDQPVVLAGDRVDSGSDAAGGPWIVTDGLRRRERDIGRVRDNLSQTLTATEAGRQGRVALDLLPFAGQEHQTVATYQGIRDVTASTAASFVDNLAAADPSHLPFAAVDGDAGTSWHSAPLSGPVGQWLQLDLDTPRQVGQVSLSFVDDLGVGWPVTRFRISTDRGSVDHDVAAGLGAQTYYTLPGVTSTIRVTVLAVAGGRLDGGVGIRELSVPGTTPHRALRVPTDLPAGTGPVSWSFSRGSASRPACFPAAAPGSDAAPSAEPTTGSGAMTAGPGIRAAGTVIRCDRFLARVGEEPLGVDRLFRSAAPGPYLLTVTAVARPGGALALAGAPVTAEASSYLAGDAAVAPWAAVDGDPGTAWLADTGDLRPTITLSWHGKRRIDQLRLRPADLPVGSLPKRVEVRAGGAVQLVPVGADGLVRLAAVHTDRLEISVREAVDRVADRRGNGWTATVGIAEVEVPGLDGLLRPLPADTRIAAPCGAGPAVELDGFRYDTSVAGTLRDAVAGTPMAVTLCGETGAVVDLPAGAHRLATSPSRGFVAQDVTLRPTGAAAAAPRHRDVSVLDWAPADRRVRVGAGEGALLVVPENANAGWTATMDGRTLPKTRVDGWQQAWVLPAGAGGEVRLTFAPDRAYRGGLAAGALSVLVVVLLAAWPVRRRTADGERVPAEGAPWLIGTLLVVLLAALGGVLPVAIVLAAMLLRQLARRALPVVVFGGLTLATVTAVTGRLRGHGQEWAYGTWVQAAMLVAIGAVVAAVVPVPGAPARVTAQGTGDPPVAGEDEDGTEVR, encoded by the coding sequence GTGCTCCGACCGGTCCGGGAGGCGCCGGCCACCGCACTGTGCCTGCTGCTGCTCACCGCTGTCTCGTTCGCCCAGCGACCCGGCCAGGTCACCTTCGACACCAAGCTCGACCTGGCGGCGAACCCCGTGCACTTCCTGGCCCGGGCGCTGCACCTGTGGAACCCGGAGGCCACCTCCGGCGAGCTGCAGAACCAGGCGTACGGCTATCTCTTCCCGATGGGGCCGTTCTTCGCGGTGGGGCAGCTGCTCGGCGTACCGCCGTGGATCACCCAGCGGCTCTGGTGCGCGTTGCTCTTCTGCGCCGCCTTCTACGGCCTGCTGCTGCTGGCCCGGACGATGCGGATCGGCACCGAACCGACCCGGTACGCGGCCGCCCTCGGCTACGCGCTCGCGCCCCGGATGCTCACCGAGATCGGCGCGCTCTCCTCGGAGGTCCTCTCCGCCGCCCTGCTGCCGTGGGTGCTGCTGCCGCTGGTCCGGGTGCGCCGGATCGGCTCGCCGCGCCGGGCCGCCGCGCTGTCCGCGCTGGCCGTGCTCGGCATGGGCGGGATCAACGCGGCCGTGGTGCTGCTCGCCCTGGTGCTGCCCGGGGTCTGGCTGCTCACCCGGCGGTGGGACGCCGCCCACCTGCGGCTGGTCGGCTGGTGGTGCCTCTGCGTCGTCGGGGTCTGCCTCTGGTGGATCGTGCCGCTGCTCCTGCTCGGCGAATACAGCCTGCCGTTCCTCGACTACATCGAGTCGTCCACCACGACCACCGCCGTCGCCTCGCTCTTCCAGGCGGTACGCGGCACCAACCAGTGGGTGGCGTACATCGTGCAGGGCGACCCCTGGTGGCCGGCGGGCTGGCTGCTGATCGACCACCCGGTGCTGATGGCGCTGACCGCGGTGGTGGCGCTTGTCGGCCTGGCCGGGCTCGCCGGCAACCTGCTGCCCGAGCGCCGCTTCCTGGTGCTCGGCTTCCTGGCGGGGCTCACCCTGCTCACCATGGGCTACGTCGGCAGCCTGGACAGCCCGCTCTCCGAGCAGGTCCGGGACCTGCTCGACGGCCCGCTGGCGCCGTTCCGCAACGTGCACAAGCTGGAGCCGGTGCTGCGGCTGCCGCTGATGCTCGGTTTCGCGCACGGCGTGGACGCCTGGGCCACCCGGCTGCACACCGCGGCCCGTCGGCGTCGCCCCGGGCTGCGGCTGCGCCCACTGGTGTTCGTACCGGTGTTCCTGCTGGTGGTCGGGGCGGCCGCGCCGGCCTGGACGGGGCTGCTGCGCCCCGGCCCCGGCTGGTCGGACCTGCCGCCGCACTGGCGGGCCGCCGCCACCTGGCTCGCCGACCGGGACGCCCTGGCCCGCACCCTTGTGGTGCCCGGCTCCGGCTTCGGCCAGTACGACTGGGGACGGACCGTCGACGAACCGTTGCAGTCGTTGGCGGGAGCGCCCTGGGCGGTGCGGCACCAGATCCCGCTCGGTTCGGCCGGCAACACCCGGATGATGGACACCGTCGAGACGGTGCTGTCCGGCGGGCGGGGGTCGGCCGGCCTGGCCGACTTCCTGGCCCGCTCGGGCTTCCGCCACCTGCTGCTGCGTAACGACATCGACCGGACCCAGGTGGACGCCCCGCCGGTGGCGGTGCTGCGCCGGGCGCTGGACGGATCGCCAGGCATCGCACGGGTGGCCACCTTCGGCACGACCGGCGCGGTCGGCCGGACGCCCGGCAGCCCGGTGGACGACGGCGCGGGCCCGTTGCCGGCGATCGAGGTGTACGAGGTCCAGCGATCCGTGCCGGCGGCCTCCGCGGTGCTCACCGCCGACGTGCCGACGGTCAGCGGCGGGCCGGAGTCGCTGCTGCCCCTGCTCGAACAGGGCCTGGTCCGGCAGGACCAGCCGGTGGTGCTCGCCGGCGACCGGGTCGACAGCGGGTCGGACGCGGCCGGCGGGCCGTGGATCGTCACCGACGGGCTGCGCCGGCGGGAACGGGACATCGGCCGGGTCCGGGACAACCTCAGCCAGACGCTGACCGCGACGGAGGCGGGACGGCAGGGGCGGGTCGCCCTCGACCTGTTGCCGTTCGCCGGGCAGGAACACCAGACGGTCGCGACGTACCAGGGGATCCGCGACGTGACCGCGTCCACGGCGGCCAGCTTCGTGGACAACCTGGCCGCCGCCGACCCGTCGCACCTGCCGTTCGCCGCCGTGGACGGTGACGCCGGCACCTCCTGGCACTCCGCGCCGCTCAGTGGCCCGGTGGGGCAGTGGCTCCAGCTGGACCTGGACACCCCGCGCCAGGTGGGACAGGTCTCGCTGTCCTTTGTCGACGACCTCGGGGTCGGTTGGCCGGTCACCCGGTTCCGGATCAGCACCGACCGGGGTTCGGTCGACCACGACGTCGCCGCCGGGCTGGGCGCCCAGACGTACTACACCCTGCCGGGGGTCACCAGCACGATCCGGGTCACCGTGCTCGCGGTGGCCGGCGGCCGGCTCGACGGCGGGGTGGGCATCCGGGAGCTCTCGGTTCCGGGCACCACGCCCCACCGGGCTCTGCGCGTCCCCACCGACCTGCCCGCCGGCACCGGCCCGGTCTCCTGGTCGTTCAGCCGGGGTTCGGCGAGCCGGCCCGCGTGCTTCCCGGCGGCCGCTCCCGGCTCCGACGCGGCCCCGTCCGCCGAACCGACCACGGGCTCCGGTGCCATGACGGCCGGGCCGGGGATCCGGGCGGCGGGCACCGTCATCAGGTGCGACCGCTTCCTGGCCCGGGTCGGCGAGGAGCCGCTCGGCGTGGACCGGCTGTTCCGCAGCGCCGCGCCGGGCCCGTACCTGTTGACCGTCACCGCCGTGGCGCGCCCGGGGGGCGCGCTGGCCCTCGCGGGGGCGCCGGTCACCGCGGAAGCCTCGTCGTACCTGGCCGGGGACGCGGCGGTGGCGCCGTGGGCGGCCGTCGACGGCGATCCCGGCACCGCCTGGCTCGCCGACACCGGTGACCTGCGTCCGACGATCACCCTGAGCTGGCACGGAAAGCGCCGGATCGACCAGTTGCGGCTGCGCCCGGCGGACCTGCCCGTGGGCTCCCTGCCCAAGCGTGTCGAGGTGCGCGCCGGCGGCGCGGTCCAGCTGGTGCCGGTCGGCGCCGACGGTCTGGTCCGCCTGGCCGCGGTGCACACCGACCGACTCGAGATCAGCGTGCGGGAGGCCGTCGACCGGGTGGCGGACCGGCGCGGCAACGGCTGGACCGCGACCGTCGGCATCGCCGAGGTCGAGGTCCCGGGCCTGGACGGCCTGCTACGGCCGCTGCCCGCCGACACCCGGATCGCCGCGCCGTGCGGTGCCGGTCCCGCCGTCGAACTCGACGGCTTCCGGTACGACACGTCGGTCGCCGGCACGCTGCGCGACGCCGTCGCCGGCACGCCGATGGCGGTGACCCTGTGCGGGGAGACGGGCGCGGTGGTGGACCTGCCGGCCGGCGCGCACCGCCTGGCCACCTCCCCGTCGCGCGGCTTCGTGGCGCAGGACGTCACGCTGCGCCCGACCGGGGCCGCGGCCGCGGCACCCCGGCACCGGGACGTGTCGGTGCTGGACTGGGCGCCGGCCGACCGCCGGGTGAGGGTGGGGGCCGGGGAGGGCGCGCTGCTCGTCGTACCGGAGAACGCGAACGCCGGTTGGACGGCCACGATGGACGGACGGACGCTGCCGAAGACACGGGTCGACGGGTGGCAGCAGGCGTGGGTGCTTCCGGCGGGCGCCGGCGGCGAGGTGCGCCTGACCTTCGCCCCGGACCGGGCCTACCGTGGCGGGCTGGCCGCGGGTGCGCTGAGCGTGCTCGTCGTGGTGCTGCTGGCCGCCTGGCCGGTGCGCCGAAGGACCGCGGACGGCGAGCGGGTGCCGGCCGAGGGCGCGCCCTGGCTGATCGGCACGTTGCTGGTGGTGCTGCTCGCCGCGCTGGGCGGGGTGCTGCCGGTGGCGATCGTGCTCGCCGCGATGCTGCTGCGCCAGCTCGCCCGTCGCGCGTTGCCGGTGGTGGTCTTCGGTGGCCTGACCCTGGCCACGGTCACCGCGGTGACGGGCCGGCTCCGGGGCCACGGGCAGGAATGGGCGTACGGCACGTGGGTGCAGGCGGCGATGCTCGTGGCGATCGGCGCGGTGGTGGCGGCGGTGGTGCCGGTCCCCGGCGCGCCGGCGCGGGTGACAGCACAGGGGACAGGCGACCCGCCGGTCGCCGGTGAGGACGAGGACGGGACGGAAGTGCGATGA
- a CDS encoding class I SAM-dependent methyltransferase, whose amino-acid sequence MTAEQERAARRRFATLGRSVALFRAFLVEQTDPDHFYGLLADDSVRQVAGYTPLTGRTVLDVGGGPGYFAQAFRAAGAHYVGLDPDVGDFSAAGSAAGMLRGSGTALPVRTGSVDVCFSSNVLEHVSEPHRMLDEMARVTRPGGILFVSFTPWLSPWGGHETAPWHYLGGDRARRRYERRMGRPPKNRFRETLFPVSISDALRWTRGNGEVEVLDALPRYHPWWGRWIVRVPGAREIGSWNFLLVLRRAGARPDGLGQASVGTGDSPAAAGKVGLTGGRVAM is encoded by the coding sequence ATGACGGCTGAGCAGGAACGGGCGGCGCGCCGCCGGTTCGCCACCCTGGGCCGTTCGGTGGCCCTGTTCCGGGCGTTCCTGGTCGAGCAGACCGACCCCGACCACTTCTACGGCCTGCTGGCCGACGACTCGGTGCGGCAGGTCGCCGGCTACACCCCGCTGACCGGGCGGACGGTGCTCGACGTGGGCGGTGGCCCCGGCTACTTCGCGCAGGCCTTCCGCGCGGCCGGCGCGCACTACGTCGGTCTCGACCCGGACGTCGGCGACTTCTCCGCGGCCGGTTCCGCAGCCGGCATGCTGCGCGGCAGTGGCACCGCGCTGCCGGTGCGCACCGGCAGCGTCGATGTCTGCTTCTCGTCGAACGTGCTGGAACACGTCTCCGAGCCGCACCGGATGCTGGACGAGATGGCCCGGGTGACGCGGCCGGGCGGGATCCTCTTCGTCTCGTTCACCCCGTGGCTGTCCCCCTGGGGTGGGCATGAGACCGCACCCTGGCACTACCTGGGCGGGGACCGGGCCCGACGGCGCTATGAGCGGCGGATGGGTCGTCCGCCGAAGAACCGCTTCCGGGAAACCCTCTTCCCGGTCTCCATCTCCGACGCGCTGCGCTGGACCCGGGGGAACGGCGAGGTCGAGGTCCTCGACGCTCTGCCCCGCTATCACCCCTGGTGGGGGCGCTGGATCGTGCGGGTCCCCGGGGCCCGCGAGATCGGCTCGTGGAACTTCCTGCTCGTGCTCCGGCGTGCCGGTGCGCGGCCGGACGGGCTCGGGCAGGCGTCCGTAGGTACCGGCGATTCACCGGCTGCGGCGGGAAAAGTGGGGCTGACCGGGGGTCGCGTCGCGATGTGA
- a CDS encoding DUF3068 domain-containing protein, whose product MKHRAIGAVLFGVGVLLLALAAGLVFVVTPALAKLPYDLDSSTSVAEASNAKFLQINDGSIKINDGNLRSTVLVTQLPKETANLTGDLDGKAVVWRVGQTVERVDNKQLVSAYGAELALDRVSGEALKWDGQWLDDAGEQDKGIRFAGQIYKFPFNTEKKDYQIFDRDLRAVRDAKFAGTENIKGIETYRFEQVITDEPLNLGDRLTPLLATFAPGATDGKVVYSNKRTVWVDPVTGSFIKVREVQKKVLTPNVGTPTTLLDADFAYNDATITASADRAKDSRDSLRLLSVYAPIGLVVLGLALLAGGVLMGRRASAVAAGEARHRADAPTRVEEPVRDADATDERVEVDRQGGPLSDEIPPASTNWRTDEESTVPAQRPAVDDEAEKR is encoded by the coding sequence ATGAAGCACCGCGCCATCGGTGCCGTGCTGTTCGGGGTTGGCGTACTGCTCCTGGCGCTGGCCGCCGGGTTGGTGTTCGTCGTGACCCCCGCGCTGGCCAAGCTCCCCTACGATCTGGATTCCTCGACCTCCGTGGCGGAGGCCAGCAACGCGAAGTTCCTCCAGATCAACGACGGGTCCATCAAGATCAATGATGGCAACCTCCGGTCCACCGTCCTGGTCACCCAGCTCCCCAAGGAGACGGCGAACCTGACCGGAGACCTCGACGGCAAGGCCGTGGTGTGGCGGGTCGGCCAGACCGTGGAACGGGTCGACAACAAGCAGCTGGTCAGCGCGTACGGCGCCGAGCTGGCCCTGGACCGGGTGTCCGGCGAGGCGCTGAAGTGGGACGGCCAGTGGCTCGACGACGCCGGCGAGCAGGACAAGGGGATCCGGTTCGCCGGCCAGATCTACAAGTTCCCGTTCAACACGGAGAAGAAGGACTACCAGATCTTCGACCGTGACCTGCGGGCCGTCCGGGACGCCAAGTTCGCCGGTACGGAGAACATCAAGGGCATCGAGACCTACCGGTTCGAGCAGGTGATCACGGACGAGCCGCTGAACCTCGGGGACCGGCTCACCCCTCTGCTGGCCACGTTCGCGCCCGGCGCGACCGACGGCAAGGTCGTCTACAGCAACAAGCGGACGGTCTGGGTGGACCCGGTGACCGGGTCGTTCATCAAGGTCCGCGAGGTGCAGAAGAAGGTGCTGACCCCGAACGTGGGCACGCCGACCACGCTGCTGGACGCGGACTTCGCGTACAACGACGCGACCATCACCGCGTCGGCGGACCGGGCCAAGGACAGCCGGGACAGCCTCCGACTGCTGAGCGTCTACGCCCCGATCGGGCTGGTCGTGCTGGGCCTGGCGCTGCTGGCCGGTGGCGTGCTGATGGGTCGTCGCGCATCGGCGGTCGCTGCGGGTGAGGCGCGGCACCGGGCGGACGCCCCGACCCGCGTCGAGGAGCCGGTCCGGGACGCGGACGCGACTGACGAGCGGGTCGAGGTCGATCGGCAGGGTGGTCCGTTGAGCGACGAGATTCCGCCGGCGTCGACGAACTGGCGCACCGACGAGGAGTCGACGGTGCCGGCCCAGCGGCCGGCCGTGGACGACGAGGCCGAGAAGCGCTGA
- a CDS encoding DUF6230 family protein: protein MSARPTEEESVQIDNPGRTRWRRFAAMMVPATAAVGAILFGMSTGAIASDITVSGQTFKISADRLEGDGFKQYGGIVREKDGTVHPVALAEITSADLYKLCQSVRADLPGLPVVLTINAGDGKDPAKAKDLMIAMDSLDGNATFGDIKIGRDASDLNPTARAGSFGQNAEKVTITNLEQVSRYTTASTFNLVGLRLKVNVGDAAAGKECF from the coding sequence ATGAGCGCCCGCCCCACCGAGGAGGAATCTGTGCAGATCGACAACCCGGGACGTACCAGGTGGCGGCGCTTCGCCGCGATGATGGTGCCCGCGACCGCAGCCGTCGGGGCCATCCTGTTCGGCATGTCGACCGGTGCGATCGCGTCCGACATCACCGTCTCCGGCCAGACCTTCAAGATCAGTGCCGACCGCCTGGAGGGTGACGGCTTCAAGCAGTACGGCGGCATCGTCCGGGAGAAGGACGGCACCGTCCACCCGGTCGCCCTCGCCGAGATCACCAGCGCCGACCTCTACAAGCTCTGCCAGTCGGTCCGTGCCGACCTGCCGGGCCTGCCGGTGGTGCTCACCATCAACGCCGGTGACGGCAAGGACCCGGCCAAGGCCAAGGACCTGATGATCGCGATGGACAGCCTGGACGGCAACGCCACCTTCGGCGACATCAAGATCGGCCGGGACGCGTCCGACCTGAACCCGACGGCGCGCGCCGGCTCGTTCGGGCAGAACGCCGAGAAGGTCACCATCACCAACCTCGAGCAGGTGTCCCGCTACACCACGGCCTCCACCTTCAACCTGGTGGGCCTGCGACTCAAGGTCAACGTCGGGGACGCGGCCGCGGGCAAGGAATGCTTCTGA